The proteins below come from a single Eucalyptus grandis isolate ANBG69807.140 chromosome 3, ASM1654582v1, whole genome shotgun sequence genomic window:
- the LOC104415488 gene encoding double-stranded RNA-binding protein 3, which yields MYKNQLQELAQRSCFNLPSYSCIREGPDHAPRFKATVNFNGETFESPTFCSTLRQAEHSAAEAALTTLATKGPSRALAAKILDKPAVYKNLLQETAHRAGLNRPAYSTIRSGPGQLPGFSCTVELAGKSFTGEPARTKKQAQKNAAMAAWSALRKMSQESMSFCSSSSPLDSKASEEQEKVIVTRFLSSLLPSESESKEVQKRQIRSVKSNVGSSCPLQYQNWAYSSFPHEMVMYPMWEQEKLLQQQLHLARLPIPSTIPSPQILPVTQSVVSPDSCQYFTARQLCSPVLGPKIAIATSVPFSSFPNQVIPDSMSSRPRVTFQEIQEEQVEESSGFPTTVTSDSLVPRSSGSELRISGQDPWNVKEKAQLQTTDRFNSSPLLHRPQYPPRASLIRCLSQPSAVESGMGRSSCSVPIVQHRPQNMAPHMHASPRMRTGANSYSARPKPKGRNVEGLCPHFLAPTVQIRSVVPVCSAPSSGRTPISQPDDQSNVSGNRTAEPEEVVSLELGKLQL from the exons ATGTATAAAAACCAGCTGCAAGAATTGGCTCAGAGAAGCTGCTTCAACTTGCCATCTTATTCTTGCATCCGGGAAGGACCTGATCATGCCCCTCGATTTAAAGCTACAGTCAACTTCAATGGAGAGACTTTTGAAAGCCCTACTTTCTGCTCTACACTAAGGCAAGCAGAACATTCAGCAGCTGAGGCAGCTCTAACCACACTTGCTACAAAGGGTCCATCTAGAGCATTGGCTGCAAAAATTTTG GATAAACCTGCAGTTTACAAGAATTTGCTTCAGGAGACGGCTCACAGAGCTGGTTTGAACCGGCCTGCTTATTCTACTATTCGATCTGGACCAGGCCAACTTCCTGGTTTCTCATGTACAGTTGAGCTAGCTGGAAAGAGCTTTACTGGGGAACCAGCTAGAACAAAGAAACAAGCTCAGAAAAATGCTGCCATGGCTGCTTGGTCTGCCTTGAGAAAAA TGTCTCAGGAGTCGATGTCTTTCTGTTCTTCATCTAGTCCGCTGGATTCTAAAGCTAGTGAAGAACAGGAGAAGGTTATCGTCACTCGTTTCCTTTCAAGTTTACTGCCATCAGAGTCAGAGTCAAAAGAAGtgcaaaaaagacaaataagatCAGTCAAATCCAATGTAGGAAGCTCGTGTCCTTTGCAGTATCAAAATTGGGCATACTCAAGTTTTCCACATGAGATGGTAATGTATCCAATGTGGGAGCAAGAAAAACTACTACAACAGCAGCTTCACTTAGCGAGGCTTCCCATTCCTTCTACTATACCATCACCTCAGATTCTTCCTGTCACGCAATCTGTGGTTAGCCCAGACAGCTGCCAGTATTTTACAGCAAGGCAGCTTTGTTCTCCTGTCTTAGGgcccaaaattgcaattgccaCCTCGGTCCCATTTTCTAGTTTCCCAAACCAAGTGATTCCCGATTCAATGAGCAGCAGACCCAGAGTGACCTTTCAAGAGATACAGGAGGAGCAAGTTGAAGAATCATCAGGCTTTCCGACAACTGTTACTTCAGATTCACTTGTTCCTAGAAGCAGCGGAAGTGAATTAAGAATATCGGGACAGGATCCTTGGAATGTCAAAGAGAAAGCTCAGTTACAAACTACGGATAGATTTAATTCTTCTCCCCTACTTCACAGACCTCAGTATCCTCCAAGAGCAAGTTTAATTAGATGCTTGAGCCAGCCTTCTGCAGTGGAATCCGGAATGGGTCGATCAAGTTGCAGTGTGCCCATAGTACAGCACAGACCACAAAATATGGCTCCCCATATGCATGCTTCCCCAAGAATGAGAACAGGAGCTAATTCATATTCGGCTAGGCCAAAACCCAAAGGACGTAATGTTGAAGGATTGTGTCCTCATTTCTTGGCACCCACTGTTCAAATCCGTTCTGTTGTACCAGTGTGTTCAGCTCCATCATCAGGAAGAACACCGATTTCCCAGCCGGACGACCAGTCGAACGTCTCCGGAAATAGAACGGCAGAGCCAGAAGAGGTGGTAAGTTTGGAGCTAGGCAAACTCCAATTATGA